The Bryobacteraceae bacterium genomic sequence AATGCACGGGCGCGATGGTCGGAGCGCATCCCTTCGGCGGGTTCAACATGTCCGGCACAGACTCCAAAGCCGGCGGACCGGATTACCTGCTCCAGTTCCTGCAAGCGAAGGCGATCGCCGAAAAGACCGGCTAATTCTTCGTCTCAGGCTTGCTGTCGGTGTGAACCGAGTACTGTGGCTGCGGTGGATTCAACTCCACCGAGACCGTCTTTTCCTCTTCCTCGACCGTGTAGGTCTTGCCGTGCGTCTGGTAGCCCTTCGCAATCACCTGGATGAGGATATCGCCCTGCGGAATCGGCGGGATCTTCACGAGCCCATCCTGGTTGGTCCGCAGTTCCCAACTTGTCTTGATTTTCTTGCCGAACTTGGCGGCAGACCGCCCGGCGATGAACTTCACCACCACGCTGGCGCGCTCAATCGGTTTGCCGCGCTGGTTCTTCACCTCGATCTGCAGCCGCGTCATCGGGGCATCGGCCATAAGCGGAAGCGCGCCCGCGAGTACGGCCAGAAATAGCGTGCGTCTTGTCCACATGCCCTCAGTGTAACCTGCGGGGCTCCACACGGGTTAAACTTTGGAGAAGGTCCCCCATACCGGAGGAGTCCGCCGACAGATTCCTTATGATCCCTCGTGTGCTGGTTCTCTGTGCGTTGTGCGCGGCATCGGCCGTTTCCCAGGTCGAAACGGCCCCGGCGCCCGAGCTGGGCCCGGCGCCAATCGCACCGGATCGTGGCAAACTCAGCGACGCGCAGCGCTATCGGGGCGCCGCCCCGGCGGCAGCCGCCGGGTGGATCGACACCTCGAACCGGGAAACCGTGCGTTCGCTGTACAAGAATGTCCTCGAAGCCACCACGGGCGTGCCCATGGGCTGGACGGGCGCCATCACGGGCTGCGTCGTCGGCGGCACCACGCAAACCTACAAAGACGCAGTGCTGCAGCGCATCAACTGGTTTCGCGGAATGGCCGGCGTCCCGGCCGGCGTCAC encodes the following:
- a CDS encoding carboxypeptidase-like regulatory domain-containing protein, encoding MWTRRTLFLAVLAGALPLMADAPMTRLQIEVKNQRGKPIERASVVVKFIAGRSAAKFGKKIKTSWELRTNQDGLVKIPPIPQGDILIQVIAKGYQTHGKTYTVEEEEKTVSVELNPPQPQYSVHTDSKPETKN